A stretch of Lysobacterales bacterium DNA encodes these proteins:
- a CDS encoding GNAT family N-acetyltransferase, with protein MLPTRPTPILHAPKLRDQIVSTYVAWKNSVAHRTASAFRCRAARSGPAADARLQCLREFTFRAVGEGSSGKRLDLDRYDAHYDQLVLWDERLEVAGVQVSRRSLRADPEPARHLPACTPPACSTSRPELMAQLDDAMESRAQLRAAEVLGLAAWITCRSGSAPICARIRKSAACSSRFRSVPSCRRAPAPCWSPTTSAFMARRAGWRRRIGPARSMRSRRCSTT; from the coding sequence CTGCTGCCGACCCGACCCACGCCGATCCTGCATGCACCGAAACTGCGCGATCAGATCGTATCGACCTATGTCGCCTGGAAGAACTCGGTCGCACACCGGACGGCAAGCGCATTCCGGTGCCGGGCGGCTCGATCCGGACCGGCCGCTGATGCGAGATTGCAATGTCTGCGCGAGTTCACCTTCCGCGCGGTGGGCGAGGGCAGTAGCGGCAAGCGTCTCGATCTCGATCGCTACGACGCGCACTATGACCAGCTTGTGCTGTGGGACGAGCGGCTTGAAGTCGCCGGCGTGCAGGTATCGCGTCGGTCGCTGCGCGCCGATCCTGAGCCAGCGCGGCATCTCCCGGCCTGTACACCGCCAGCCTGTTCGACTTCTCGCCCGGAGCTGATGGCGCAGCTCGACGACGCGATGGAATCCCGGGCGCAGCTTCGTGCAGCCGAAGTACTGGGGCTCGCAGCCTGGATCACCTGTCGCTCGGGATCGGCGCCCATCTGCGCGCGCATCCGGAAATCCGCCGCCTGTTCTAGCCGGTTTCGATCAGTGCCGAGTTGTCGCCGCGCGCCCGCGCCCTGCTGGTCGCCTACTACCAGCGCTTTCATGGCGAGGCGCGCCGGCTGGCGTCGTCGCATCGGCCCTGCGCGGTCGATGCGGTCGCGTCGCTGTTCGACGACCTGA